Proteins encoded in a region of the Nocardia asteroides genome:
- a CDS encoding ABC transporter family substrate-binding protein, whose amino-acid sequence MRIRSLTTRLAVAAVAIGLVASGCSSDDEGAPAGSAAELGTTNDINPHDVGELRDGGNLRLAISAFPANWNALSNDGNDAETGALERPMMPRAFRTNAAGELSINTDYFTDIQLTSTEPQQVTYTINPKAVWSDGTPITWEDIQSQANALSGADKSFLIANNSGFDRVEKVERGVDDRQAIITFKKHYAEWRGQFAGNTFLFPKSVTATPEAFNKSLVDGITLTAGPFIVQSTDRAQGRIVLGRNPKWWGDTPKLDTITFSVLDSAAQLPALQNNEIDAVGLGTRDDLRTARDTPGIAIRRAPGNSWNHFTFNGAPGSILADQKLRVAISKAIDRQGIVTAIQNGLVENPKPLNNHVYIQGQAGYQDNSLGFDPAAAAKELDDLGWKLNGDVREKDGRKLEFRDVMYQEDTWVQIAQIIQQNLAAIGVKMNIETKPGRGFFTEVIQPGNFDVAQWTWVGDPFPLGSLNQIYGYNPNDLQGNYGRIGSPELNALIEQTVSELDPKKAMELANQVDRTVFEEGHSLPLMQSAGNVGVRADLANYGAAGLASLDYTKIGFLK is encoded by the coding sequence ATGCGGATTCGTTCACTGACGACACGACTGGCGGTCGCCGCCGTCGCGATCGGATTGGTGGCCTCCGGATGTAGTTCGGACGACGAGGGCGCTCCCGCGGGCTCTGCCGCCGAACTCGGCACCACCAACGACATCAACCCGCACGACGTCGGCGAGCTGCGCGACGGCGGCAACCTGCGGCTGGCGATCTCGGCGTTCCCCGCGAACTGGAACGCCCTGTCCAACGACGGGAACGACGCCGAGACCGGCGCCCTCGAACGGCCGATGATGCCACGCGCCTTCCGCACGAACGCGGCGGGCGAGCTGTCGATCAACACCGACTACTTCACCGACATCCAGCTGACCAGCACCGAACCGCAGCAGGTCACCTACACGATCAATCCCAAGGCGGTGTGGTCCGACGGCACCCCGATCACCTGGGAGGACATCCAGTCCCAGGCCAACGCGCTCAGCGGCGCGGACAAGTCGTTCCTGATCGCCAACAACAGCGGCTTCGACCGGGTCGAGAAGGTCGAACGCGGCGTCGACGACCGGCAGGCGATCATCACGTTCAAAAAGCACTACGCCGAGTGGCGGGGACAATTCGCGGGCAACACCTTCCTGTTCCCCAAGTCCGTCACCGCTACGCCCGAGGCGTTCAACAAGAGCCTCGTCGACGGCATCACGCTGACCGCGGGACCGTTCATCGTGCAGTCCACCGACCGGGCGCAGGGACGCATCGTGCTCGGCCGCAACCCGAAGTGGTGGGGTGACACTCCCAAGCTCGACACGATCACCTTCAGCGTGCTCGACTCCGCCGCGCAACTGCCCGCGCTGCAGAACAACGAGATCGACGCGGTCGGGCTGGGCACGCGCGACGACTTGCGCACCGCGCGCGACACCCCCGGCATCGCCATCCGGCGGGCTCCCGGCAACAGCTGGAACCACTTCACGTTCAACGGGGCTCCCGGTTCCATCCTCGCCGACCAGAAGCTGCGCGTGGCGATCTCGAAGGCGATCGACCGGCAGGGCATCGTCACCGCCATCCAGAACGGCTTGGTGGAGAACCCGAAGCCACTGAACAACCACGTGTACATCCAGGGTCAGGCCGGCTACCAGGACAACAGCCTCGGCTTCGACCCGGCGGCCGCGGCGAAGGAACTCGACGACCTGGGCTGGAAGCTCAACGGCGACGTCCGCGAGAAGGACGGCCGCAAACTCGAGTTCCGCGACGTCATGTACCAGGAGGACACCTGGGTGCAGATCGCGCAGATCATCCAGCAGAACCTGGCCGCGATCGGCGTCAAGATGAACATCGAGACCAAGCCGGGCAGGGGCTTCTTCACCGAGGTGATCCAGCCGGGCAACTTCGACGTCGCGCAGTGGACCTGGGTGGGTGACCCGTTCCCGCTCGGCAGCCTGAACCAGATCTACGGCTACAACCCGAACGATCTGCAGGGCAACTACGGCCGCATCGGGTCGCCGGAGTTGAACGCGCTGATCGAGCAGACGGTGTCCGAACTCGACCCGAAGAAGGCGATGGAGCTGGCGAACCAGGTCGACCGCACGGTGTTCGAGGAAGGCCATTCGCTGCCGCTGATGCAGTCTGCGGGCAACGTCGGTGTGCGCGCCGACCTGGCGAACTACGGCGCAGCGGGTCTGGCGTCACTGGACTACACGAAAATCGGTTTCTTGAAGTGA